Proteins from one Podospora pseudocomata strain CBS 415.72m chromosome 4, whole genome shotgun sequence genomic window:
- a CDS encoding hypothetical protein (EggNog:ENOG503NV7Z; COG:C) produces the protein MDKHLKTLHSLSKTLTTLHQTRTPYRINHGSTNSTRPRPSSGTATVDISSLNNVLSVNKATKTALVEPNVPMDKLVEATLPHGLIPPVVMEFPGITAGGGFAGTAGESSSFKHGFFDDTVRQVEMVLGDGKIVRFGPDDEEKGDLFRGAAGAVGTLGVTTCLEIRLMDAKKFVKTRYHRAGSVAEAVEVIRREVRNDNNDYVDGILFSRDHGVVVTGELTDVKPRAAEPRTFSRAWDQWFYLHAQNQQQSEEYIPLAEYLFRYDRGGFWVGAAAFEYFKFVPFTRFSRWFLDDFLHTRMMYRALHGSGESARFVVQDVAMPFETTEAFVDYTAESLNIWPLWLCPLRRRAPPTFHPFTTVPEGVVREEEDMMLNVGVWGWGPDEPARFVEKNRELEAKVRELGGMKWLYAHTYYAQDEFWDMYNGRGWYDELREKYNAGHLPSVWDKVHVDPEAAGNKKRHWLKRQVPLGGFYGIWKSIQSKDYFLHRNAAWKWKGEE, from the coding sequence ATGGACAAGCACCTCAAAaccctccactccctctccaagaccctcaccaccctccaccaaacccgcACCCCCTACCGCATCAACCACGGCTCAACAAACTCCACCCGGCCACGCCCTTCCTCCGGCACAGCAACAGTCGACATCTCCAGCCTGAACAACGTCTTATCCGTCAACAAAGCAACCAAAACCGCCCTCGTGGAACCAAACGTCCCAATGGACAAGCTGGTCGAAGCTACCCTCCCCCACGGCCTGATCCCCCCGGTAGTGATGGAGTTCCCAGGCAtcaccgccggcggcggaTTCGCGGGCACGGCAGGGGAATCCTCCAGCTTCAAGCACGGCTTCTTCGACGACACGGTCAGACAAGTGGAGATGGTTCTCGGAGACGGGAAGATCGTACGGTTCGGACCtgacgacgaagaaaaaggggactTGTTCCGCGGAGCGGCCGGTGCGGTGGGCACGCTGGGGGTCACGACGTGTCTGGAGATTCGGCTGATGGACGCGAAAAAGTTTGTCAAGACGAGATACCACCGTGCCGGGAGTGTGGCCGAGGCGGTCGAGGTGATCAGGCGGGAGGTCAGgaacgacaacaacgactACGTGGACGGCATCCTCTTCAGCAGGGACCACGGCGTGGTCGTCACGGGCGAGCTCACCGATGTCAAGCCCCGGGCGGCAGAACCACGGACGTTTTCCCGCGCGTGGGACCAGTGGTTTTACCTCCACGCTCAGAACCAACAACAGTCCGAGGAGTACATACCCCTGGCGGAATACCTCTTCCGGTACGACCGCGGCGGCTTCTGGGTCGGCGCCGCGGCCTTTGAGTACTTCAAATTCGTCCCCTTTACCAGATTCTCCCGCTGGTTTCTGGATGACTTTTTGCACACCAGGATGATGTACCGCGCGTTGCACGGGTCGGGCGAGAGCGCGAGGTTTGTTGTGCAGGATGTCGCCATGCCGTTCGAGACCACCGAGGCGTTTGTGGATTACACTGCCGAGTCGCTGAACATCTGGCCTCTTTGGCTGTGTCCGCTCAGGCGGAGGGCTCCGCCGACGTTTCACCCTTTTACCACTGTTCCGGAGGGGGTCGtcagggaagaagaagacatgATGCTCAATGTGggcgtttggggatgggggccgGACGAACCGGCAAGGTTTGTGGAAAAGAACAGGGAGTTGGAGGCAAAAGTCAGGGAACTGGGGGGCATGAAGTGGCTGTATGCGCACACGTATTACGCCCAGGACGAGTTTTGGGACATGTACAACGGCAGGGGGTGGTATGACGAGCTGAGGGAAAAGTACAATGCCGGCCACCTGCCGAGCGTCTGGGACAAGGTCCACGTTGACCCCGAGGCGGCCGGGAACAAGAAGAGGCACTGGCTCAAGAGGCAGGTGCCGCTGGGGGGTTTTTATGGTATTTGGAAGAGTATTCAGAGCAAGGATTATTTCCTGCATCGGAATGCGGCctggaagtggaagggggaggagtga
- a CDS encoding hypothetical protein (MEROPS:MER0033274; COG:V; EggNog:ENOG503NVU7) — MTTTTLQEETLTAASLAGGDVPPTVSPTQPPTSDPSTYKFLKAMLPHLPLLLRTAVLHLLRLSPQSPYLNLKTALIVSVLRAYINPPNPKTISETKHFLNRFPSIKGKIWVATYSIPTPTPETQTAIQSLFSSAITALSHDGKTRLPSMPEVRSVEGEWTGYRANATSSSRLPEGLSQGELYSEMMKEATGKSTILYFHGGAYWLMDPATHRPTTKTLAKVTGGRCFSVRYRLAPEDPFPAAVMDGLVAYLGLLYPEEGAFHAAVPAEEIVFAGDSAGGNLCLSLLQLILHLHRSGRKEVMYNGRTVDIPIPAGLALNSPWTDVTHSSPSCVSNAPFDYLPEPSVLHSAESKRPACSIWPSTPKRRHIYVSDELMTHPLVSVVLAKSWEGAPPVYICTGWELLADEDKYLAKKMWEEDGVRVRLEEYEGMPHCFGLIFPGLKEARRCFSGWGGFIKEVVEGSGERGSRFLTVRAGTLEEVERKGEEISRMRGDVVRRRMEGMLRGGPEAVAKL; from the exons atgaccaccaccacactccaagaagaaaccctcaccgccgcctccctgGCAGGCGGCGATGTCCCCCCCACcgtctccccaacccaaccaccaacctcggACCCATCAACCTACAAATTCCTCAAGGCCAtgctcccccacctccccttgcTCCTCCGCACCGccgtcctccacctcctccgcctctccCCCCAGTCCCCCTACCTAAACCTCAAAACCGCCCTCATCGTCAGCGTCCTCCGCGCctacatcaacccccccaacccaaagaCCATCTCCGAAACCAAACACTTCCTCAACCGCTTCCCCAGCATCAAAGGCAAGATCTGGGTCGCCACCTActccatcccaacccccaccccagaAACCCAAACCGCCATCCAATCCCTCTTTTCCagcgccatcaccgccctctcccacgATGGAAAAACTCGTCTGCCGTCAATGCCCGAGGTGAGGAGTGTGGAAGGTGAATGGACGGGCTACCGCGCCAACGCCACTTCCTCCAGCCGTCTCCCGGAGGGTTTGTCGCAGGGGGAGCTGTACAGCGAAATGATGAAGGAAGCAACCGGCAAGTCAACAATCCTCTACTTCCACGGCGGCGCCTACTGGCTCATGGACCCAGCCACTCACCGCCCCACAACAAAAACACTGGCCAAAGTCACCGGGGGGAGGTGCTTCAGCGTGCGGTACCGTCTCGCGCCAGAGGACCCGTttccggcggcggtgatggacGGGTTGGTGGCTTACCTGGGGCTTCTATACCCGGAAGAGGGGGCTTTTCACGCTGCTGTTccggcggaggagattgtTTTTGCGGgtgatag TGCTGGTGGCAACCTCTGCTTGTCGCTATTgcagctcatcctccaccttcacAGATCAGGCCGGAAGGAAGTGATGTACAACGGCAGAACAGTCGACATCCCAATCCCGGCAGGCCTGGCGTTGAACTCCCCCTGGACAGACGtcacccactcctccccgtcttgTGTGTCAAACGCACCGTTTGATTACCTACCCGAACCATCTGTTCTCCACTCTGCAGAATCCAAACGCCCTGCTTGCTCCATCTGGCCTTCTACCCCCAAACGTCGCCACATTTATGTCTCTGACGAATTGATGACCCACCCGCTGGTGTCGGTGGTTCTGGCAAAGAGCTGGGAGGGAGCGCCGCCGGTTTACATCTGTACAGGCTGGGAGCTGCTCGCGGATGAGGATAAGTATCTCGCGAAAAAGATGTGGGAAGAGGACGGGGTGAGGGTTAGGTTGGAGGAGTACGAGGGCATGCCGCACTGTTTTGGGTTGATTTTCCCGGGCttgaaggaggcgaggaggtgtttttcggggtggggggggtttatcaaggaggttgttgagggaagtggggagagggggagtaGGTTCTTGACTGTTAGGGCGGGgacgctggaggaggtggagagaaagggggaggagattagtcggatgaggggggatgtggtcaggaggaggatggaggggatgttGAGGGGAGGGCCGGAGGCGGTTGCGAAGTTGTga
- a CDS encoding hypothetical protein (EggNog:ENOG503PEUZ), with the protein MTDVVSAPQEEDEPRPPLPKKVSSLRTRPAARRVPTANRVTIAIPKPSPTSDVTSAHSASGAGIQSPELNVTSTPWSKKLILTLDGGGIKGYSSLIVLQALMQEIARVEQDLDPRASSSAQTERIPRDQIPEDVFREDQYLPCHYFDYIAGTSVGGLIAIMLGMLGKSVDECISEFHRQNKNIPLTTDLAGGATIDFPLLYRRSTWPTKRTRAFFDTFAKFSVSSTTRNKAAVAATFPTPVSSRSSTHSNESTGFRKDVFQCQTLAWCTEVERHQPRRPYAFCTYKEEEEDDAGSLVSIPEVAKAITAPSSYSFKPFKLGSGSFVDGSKQIRDPTLEVLKEISSLLDDGGPSIDLLLSLGTDEHQAWFYEKLRAFTSSASTPLSANSTASRESLLDQERGKKYKTYYRFEAPDVKLGMRKKYYLSEIEEATREWLSSKEQKEQIARYARWLVQRRRERARTTRWEGFALGVRYVCHHGDCKMPERVWESRGDYYDHLERRHGVGRLRAEEREGELDKGRRFGVGDGL; encoded by the coding sequence ATGACAGACGTCGTCAGCGCTCctcaagaggaagacgagcCACGTCCTCCGTTACCAAAAAAGGTGTCGTCGCTCCGAACCAGGCCGGCCGCACGTCGAGTCCCAACCGCGAACCGCGTCACGATAGCCATCCCGAAACCTTCCCCCACCAGCGATGTCACCAGCGCCCACTCCGCTTCCGGGGCCGGTATCCAGTCGCCCGAACTTAATGTCACATCCACGCCATGGTCCAAAAAGCTTATTCTGaccctcgacggcggcggcatcaaGGGGTACTCGTCTCTGATAGTTCTGCAGGCGCTGATGCAGGAGATTGCGCGGGTTGAGCAAGACCTTGACCCGCGCGCCTCATCGAGCGCCCAGACTGAGCGGATACCCCGCGATCAAATCCCCGAAGACGTCTTCAGGGAAGATCAATATCTACCGTGCCACTATTTTGACTACATCGCGGGTACCAGTGTCGGAGGTTTGATCGCCATCATGCTGGGAATGCTTGGGAAGAGTGTCGATGAATGCATCAGTGAATTCCACCGCCAGAACAAGAACATACCTCTCACCACGGACCTTGCCGGCGGCGCCACGATCGACTTTCCACTGCTCTATCGCCGGAGCACCTGGCCGACCAAGCGCACCCGCGCCTTTTTCGATACGTTTGCCAAGTTCAGCGTCAGCTCTACAACCAGGAACAAGGCCGCCGTCGCTGCCACTTTCCCAACACCGGTCTCTTCGAGATCATCCACCCACTCGAATGAGTCGACCGGCTTCCGGAAGGATGTCTTTCAATGTCAGACCCTGGCGTGGTGTACCGAAGTCGAGCGTCACCAACCGCGCCGCCCATACGCTTTCTGCACGTacaaagaagaggaggaagatgacgcCGGCAGTCTGGTCTCGATTCCCGAAGTCGCAAAGGCCATCACGGCGCCGTCGTCGTATTCCTTCAAGCCGTTCAAGCTAGGCTCAGGGTCGTTTGTGGACGGCAGCAAGCAGATTCGCGACCCTACTCTTGAAGTGCTGAAGGAAATCTCATCGCTGCTCGACGACGGCGGGCCCTCTATTGATTTGCTGCTGAGCCTGGGGACGGACGAGCACCAAGCCTGGTTTTATGAGAAGCTTCGGGCTTTTACCTCGTCTGCGTCTACTCCTCTTTCTGCGAACTCCACCGCCTCGAGGGAGAGTCTCTTGGATCaggaaagggggaaaaagTACAAAACTTATTACCGGTTTGAGGCGCCTGATGTCAAGctggggatgaggaagaagtaCTATTTGAgcgagattgaggaggccACGCGGGAGTGGTTGAGTTCCAAGGAGCAAAAGGAGCAGATTGCGAGGTATGCCCGGTGGCTGGTTcaaagaaggagggagagggcgagaaCGACGAGGTGGGAGGGTTTTGCGCTGGGGGTGAGATATGTCTGTCATCATGGGGACTGCAAGATGCCGGAGAGGGTGTGGGAGTCGAGGGGGGATTATTATGATCATTTGGAACGGAGgcatggggttgggaggttgagggcggaggagagggagggggagttggataaggggaggaggtttggtgttggggatgggctTTGA
- the VCX1 gene encoding Vacuolar calcium ion transporter (EggNog:ENOG503NU56; COG:P), with translation MSFHVQTRQILRRVTTGKAPHETGSPSMDDEESPLLGHRIANGGSEANFWKHLLLDRTSSPGTKSPNALVRLPAHFFNVFKITLLSSWINVLLVFVPFGLIAGTYEWNPTLVFTLNFFAIIPLAAILSFATEEIAARLGETLGGLVNATLGNAVELIVSIVALRANQVEIVQASMLGSILSNLLLVLGMCFFLGGLTNMRDADGNAIEQSFSAGTAQTTCSLMTLASATMILPAALYGVLDSGSDKEEVALLLSRCSSVVLLFLYVMYLIFSLRSHKRLFESEAGPNAGEEEEHDPLLGPWSAGIVLLLTTLVISFCADHMVNSIDAVAESGALNKTFIGLILIPIVGNAAEHVTACVVAVKNKMDLAMGVAIGSSIQISLLVTPSLVLLGWAIGVPMTLRFETFQTVAFAVSVLVVTYTVQDGKSNYLEGAMLLGLYMIIALAFWASG, from the exons atgtcct TTCACGTTCAAACCCGCCAGATCTTGCGCCGAGTAACCACCGGCAAAGCACCTCACGAAACAGGCTCGCCCAGcatggatgacgaggagagcCCCCTCTTGGGCCATAGGATCGCTAATGGCGGCTCCGAAGCCAACTTTTGGaaacaccttcttcttgatcgcACCAGCAGCCCTGGAACCAAGAGTCCCAACGCTCTGGTCCGGCTGCCGGCGCATTTCTTCAATGTCTTCAAGATCACATTGCTCAGCT CTTGGATAAACGTTCTCCTTGTTTTTGTTCCCTTTGGGCTCATCGCCGGCACGTACGAGTGGAACCCAACATTGGTTTTCACCCTcaacttcttcgccatcatccccctcgccgccatcctctcctttGCGACGGAGGAGATTGCTGCTCGGCTTGGCGAGACTCTCGGTGGCTTGGTCAACGCCACGTTGGGCAATGCCGTCGAACTTATT GTCAGTATCGTGGCCTTGAGGGCCAACCAGGTGGAAATCGTCCAGGCCTCCATGCTGGGCTCAATCCTCTCGAACCTCTTGCTTGTCCTGGGCATGtgcttcttcctcggtgGCCTCACCAACATGCGCGACGCCGACGGAAACGCGATTGAGCAGAGCTTCTCTGCGGGCACGGCCCAGACGACATGCTCTCTCATGACGCTTGCATCGGCAACCATGATTCTGCCGGCCGCTCTGTACGGCGTCCTGGACAGCGGCTcggacaaggaggaggtggccctgcttctttctcgtTGCTCGTCGGTCGTTTTGCTCTTTCTCTACGTCATGTACCTGATCTTCTCTCTCCGCTCACATAAGCGCCTGTTCGAGTCCGAGGCTGGACCCAAcgctggagaggaggaggagcacgACCCGCTCCTTGGCCCCTGGTCAGCTGGTATCGTGCTGTTGCTCACCACCCTGGTCATCAGCTTTTGCGCCGACCACATGGTCAACAGCATCGACGCCGTGGCCGAAAGCGGTGCCCTCAACAAGACGTTTATCGGCTTGATTCTCATCCCGATTGTCGGCAACGCGGCGGAGCATGTTACTGCCTGCGTGGTGGCTgtgaagaacaagatggatCTGGCCATGGGTGTTGCGATTGGGTCTAGCATCCAGATTTCGCTGCTGGTGACTCCGTCGTTGGTTCTGCTGGGCTGGGCGATAGGTGTGCCCATGACACTCAGATTCGAGACATTCCAGACGGTGGCTTTTGCTGTGTCGGTGCTCGTGGTGACATACACGGTGCAGGACGGCAAGTCAAACTACCTGGAGGGAGCCATGTTGCTGGGGCTTTACATGATTATTGCCTTGGCTTTCTGGGCGAGTGGGTAA
- the PEX14 gene encoding peroxisomal membrane protein pex14 (COG:M; COG:O; COG:U; EggNog:ENOG503NZWU; BUSCO:EOG092643S6): protein MAIREELVASAATFLQDPSVAASPIEKKVAFLQAKNLTQEEVNAALARVGAGVAPPQAYTSQAVVPAQQQQQQQQHQPPQQYYGQQYPPQQQYPPYGWQPQPQQQTVPPRRDWRDWFIMATVVSGVSYGLFSLGKRYVYPLIAPPTPERLERDKKSIDEQFEKTFALVEQLAKDTEALKAAETERTEKLDTALNELETVIGDLKSANRRRDDEAQRVRDDVQSLKDSIPRALNNQKDLTDTRLREVNAELKSLKTLITQRMNPTATSTSVNNYLRPSTGGTTPAASPAAVTPAAPATVENGDEAPKTTTYSDYLTGNHNRTGSASASSPFNSGMTAKASIPAWQMMASKKGAAAAAAGPSSSSSTEGGEAAAAAGGSSGNSTDTPAASS, encoded by the exons ATGGCTATTCGTGAGGAGCTTGTCGCTTCGGCAGCGACGT TCCTGCAAGACCCCAGCGTCGCCGCGTCCCCGATCGAGAAGAAGGTCGCCTTCCTGCAAGCAAAGAACCTGACCCAGGAAGAGGTAAACGCTGCCCTCGCTCGCGTCGGTGCTGGCGTAGCGCCGCCACAAGCATACACATCCCAGGCCGTAGTCCCagcacaacagcaacaacaacaacaacaacaccaaccaccccaacagtACTACGGGCAGCAATACCCCCCACAGCAGCAATACCCCCCATACGGATggcaaccacaaccacagcagcaaaccGTCCCACCTCGGCGTGATTGGCGTGACTGGTTCATAATGGCTACCGTCGTCAGCGGCGTCTCCTACGGCCTCTTCTCCCTAGGGAAGCGCTACGTCTACCCCCTCATcgcccccccaacccccgaacGGCTGGAGCGAGACAAGAAATCCATCGACGAGCAATTCGAAAAGACGTTTGCCTTGGTGGAGCAGCTGGCCAAAGACACGGAAGCCCTCAAGGCCGCCGAGACGGAACGCACCGAAAAGCTCGACACGGCCCTCAACGAACTCGAGACGGTGATCGGAGACCTCAAGTCGGccaaccgccgccgcgaCGACGAGGCGCAGCGGGTTAGGGATGACGTCCAGAGCCTCAAGGACTCGATCCCCCGCGCGTTGAACAACCAAAAGGACCTCACTGACACCAGGCTGAGGGAGGTCAATGCTGAGCTCAAGAGCTTGAAGACGTTGATCACGCAGCGGATGAACCCGACTGCCACTTCGACCAGTGTGAATAATTATCTTCGCCCGTCCACCGGCGGAACCACTCCTGCTGCTAGCCCGGCTGCTGTGACGCCCGCGGCCCCGGCTACGGTTGAGAATGGGGATGAGGCTCCCAAGACTACGACGTATTCGGATTATTTGACTGGTAACCACAACCGGACCGGTTCCGCTTCTGCCTCGTCGCCTTTTAACAGCGGGATGACGGCCAAGGCGTCGATTCCGGCTTGGCAAATGATGGCTTCGAAGaagggtgctgctgctgcggcggcggggccgtcgtcgtcgtcgtcgacggagggtggtgaggcggcggcagcggcgggggGGAGCAGTGGGAACAGCACTGATACCCCTGCTGCGAGCTCGTAG